A single window of Metallosphaera hakonensis JCM 8857 = DSM 7519 DNA harbors:
- the nuoI gene encoding NADH-quinone oxidoreductase subunit NuoI has protein sequence MDSIKIKEYKKGESPFNVVSGHLQAVGAGVKYFVKPQRITLKYPEESMSLPTGYRGMIRLYKDICIGCTLCAMVCPADAMKMVTDQGKKFPTINYGRCVFCAFCVDICPVDALKETGVHDAAFSNRRELIFNPEKFNQDFDQPPIGQVVRKVKAVVDEDKGIKYVPDTE, from the coding sequence ATGGATTCAATAAAGATCAAGGAATATAAGAAAGGGGAATCTCCTTTCAATGTAGTGTCTGGACACCTACAAGCTGTAGGTGCAGGGGTAAAGTATTTCGTTAAGCCTCAGAGAATAACCCTAAAGTATCCGGAGGAGTCCATGTCCTTACCGACCGGATATAGGGGCATGATAAGGCTCTACAAGGACATTTGTATAGGATGCACCCTTTGCGCCATGGTTTGTCCTGCAGACGCTATGAAAATGGTAACAGATCAGGGAAAGAAGTTCCCAACGATCAACTACGGGAGGTGTGTGTTCTGTGCCTTCTGTGTTGATATCTGCCCGGTTGATGCCTTGAAGGAGACAGGAGTTCACGATGCCGCGTTCTCCAATAGGAGGGAACTTATCTTCAATCCAGAGAAGTTCAATCAGGATTTCGATCAACCTCCTATTGGCCAAGTCGTGAGAAAGGTCAAGGCAGTAGTAGATGAAGATAAGGGGATCAAATATGTTCCTGACACCGAGTGA
- a CDS encoding DUF2175 domain-containing protein, whose product MSRPETKWTCDLCKNKIYWDELFTFTGKKTVVHYTCFRDKASKTAKIEPSQLEVVLDMLEDELRDITIYKQKMNAIKEEDIKKTLEQAEKDAEKNSAMLTRVVEKYSGVLD is encoded by the coding sequence ATGAGTAGGCCCGAAACTAAGTGGACGTGTGATTTATGTAAAAACAAGATATATTGGGACGAGCTTTTTACCTTCACTGGCAAAAAGACCGTGGTTCATTACACTTGCTTTAGGGACAAGGCTTCAAAAACTGCCAAGATAGAACCATCTCAGTTAGAGGTAGTTCTGGATATGCTTGAGGACGAGCTCAGAGACATTACCATATACAAACAGAAAATGAACGCTATTAAGGAAGAGGACATAAAGAAGACCCTCGAACAAGCAGAGAAGGACGCCGAAAAGAACTCTGCTATGTTAACTAGAGTCGTAGAGAAGTACAGCGGAGTCTTGGATTAA
- a CDS encoding NADH-quinone oxidoreductase subunit J, which produces MFLTPSDFQVGIFFVFSVLSLAVALFIVNSKNVFYSAVALAFLGMSVAVLIADLDPAVYSLYSAFHLILYVGATVVFLSISLVMFRGLEVKEVRTPWAPAMALLSAVALFAVIVLSTGPIATSSVSIQPLNLAIIGERLISQYWFPAVILVIALLTTMIEALSLARRD; this is translated from the coding sequence ATGTTCCTGACACCGAGTGATTTTCAGGTTGGTATTTTCTTTGTTTTTTCAGTTTTGTCATTGGCAGTGGCTCTTTTCATTGTTAACTCGAAGAACGTCTTCTATTCGGCAGTGGCTTTGGCGTTTCTAGGGATGTCCGTGGCAGTGTTAATTGCAGACTTAGATCCTGCCGTGTACTCACTTTACTCAGCGTTTCATCTTATTCTTTACGTGGGCGCCACGGTTGTCTTTCTTTCAATTTCGCTGGTAATGTTCAGGGGGCTGGAGGTTAAGGAAGTGAGGACTCCATGGGCTCCAGCTATGGCCCTTCTATCAGCGGTGGCCCTCTTTGCGGTGATAGTCCTTTCAACCGGTCCCATAGCTACTTCCTCTGTTTCCATTCAACCGCTTAACTTAGCTATAATTGGTGAGAGATTGATTTCACAATATTGGTTCCCTGCAGTCATCCTAGTGATAGCATTGCTTACTACCATGATTGAGGCGCTTTCGCTCGCGAGGAGGGACTAA
- a CDS encoding NADH-quinone oxidoreductase subunit C: protein MSQKPIEVVVKTLQEKKIPIKAEGDTRGSIEVDKTKLVETAKVLREVGFDHVKAVTGIDFPDQSKFQVIYHVSSFDLELSRVILALKTWTSYKDPVVPSLINVWGSVWTGERETYEMLGITFEGNPDMRRLFLPEDFEGVYPLRKSFKIRTEGLFVDKSS, encoded by the coding sequence ATGAGCCAGAAACCCATTGAGGTAGTGGTTAAAACTCTACAGGAGAAGAAGATCCCCATTAAAGCAGAGGGAGATACTAGGGGATCAATTGAGGTCGATAAGACCAAACTAGTTGAAACTGCTAAGGTGTTGAGAGAGGTAGGATTTGATCATGTTAAGGCGGTAACTGGAATAGACTTTCCAGACCAGTCTAAGTTTCAGGTCATCTATCATGTTTCCTCGTTTGATTTGGAGCTCTCAAGGGTGATCTTAGCCCTCAAGACTTGGACGTCCTATAAGGACCCTGTGGTTCCCAGCCTAATAAATGTCTGGGGTAGCGTATGGACAGGGGAAAGGGAGACCTATGAGATGCTGGGAATAACCTTTGAGGGCAATCCTGATATGAGAAGGCTTTTCTTACCTGAGGATTTCGAAGGGGTTTACCCCTTGAGAAAGAGCTTCAAGATTAGAACGGAGGGGTTGTTCGTTGACAAGTCAAGTTGA
- a CDS encoding Rossmann-like domain-containing protein, with protein MILNEILDELSYELKRRKVVNVCVGTSYTGVLLDDQSLGISITLTDGEVEEAGELQGKYAFDVANNFDSPMRRSISMAVMNALTPDDVKRGDPLQLFQGGRLCMFGYSPQVKVEGFSEVVSYDFSPEPVQGSRPFSDFRSEICSTAVIFGSSLVLNNIEKILKNLKAEHLIMNGASSVMAPNTLKRYGFEAVGKLVPLDRNRAFRTICEGGNARQLARYLDRVHLILT; from the coding sequence TTGATACTTAACGAAATCCTAGACGAGCTGTCCTACGAGTTAAAGAGAAGGAAAGTTGTGAACGTTTGTGTTGGGACTTCGTACACTGGAGTTCTCTTAGACGATCAGAGCCTAGGGATCTCCATTACTCTTACCGATGGTGAGGTGGAGGAGGCCGGAGAGTTGCAGGGGAAGTATGCCTTTGACGTAGCTAACAATTTCGACTCGCCAATGCGAAGAAGTATCTCAATGGCAGTCATGAACGCTTTGACTCCTGACGACGTGAAGAGAGGAGATCCGCTACAACTCTTTCAGGGGGGAAGGCTCTGCATGTTCGGTTACTCCCCACAAGTTAAGGTTGAGGGATTCTCTGAAGTAGTTTCCTACGACTTCTCTCCTGAGCCAGTCCAGGGAAGTAGGCCATTTTCTGACTTCAGATCTGAGATCTGTTCAACGGCAGTTATATTCGGATCGTCATTGGTCTTAAACAATATTGAAAAGATATTGAAGAACCTAAAGGCAGAACATCTCATAATGAACGGTGCATCGTCGGTGATGGCCCCTAACACGTTAAAGAGATACGGATTCGAGGCGGTTGGGAAATTAGTTCCCTTAGATAGGAATAGGGCATTTAGGACCATTTGTGAGGGAGGAAACGCTCGCCAACTTGCTAGGTATCTGGACAGAGTACACTTAATCTTAACCTAA
- a CDS encoding NADH-quinone oxidoreductase subunit D codes for MTSQVDDLMKSGGMELDVVPVTGELNVGPQHPGSGHMRIFVKLNGDIIEDAEIDPGYVHRAVEKLSENRNYIHLIPLVERPAILDSVNMNLGYILAVEKILNVDVPERAQYLRSFAAEISRIASHLYGMGILAIFIGHSTGFMWGFGDREVWVQILEALTGARVTNSYVIPGGVRRDLTPTIVDMTKKAITYMRKKMKDWERIFLNNPNIKARLQDVGVMTREEAIEWGAAGPNLRGSGVYYDARKAEPYGAYSKLDFEIPVYKEGDSYARTLVRFEEIEQSLRILEQVIKDIPEGQILSDRFFKQIPPTRLKKWWEGQKRVVMPGYYASFRPPKGEAISRVEAGRGELVYYVVSDGSAKPYRLRMITPSYRSIYVMKNLLKGARYADLVSIYGSLDYFPPEADR; via the coding sequence TTGACAAGTCAAGTTGACGATTTGATGAAAAGCGGGGGAATGGAGCTGGATGTGGTCCCCGTCACTGGAGAACTCAACGTAGGTCCCCAGCATCCAGGATCAGGGCATATGAGGATTTTCGTGAAGTTGAATGGCGATATAATAGAGGACGCTGAAATCGATCCAGGATACGTTCATAGGGCAGTGGAGAAACTAAGCGAGAACAGGAACTATATACATCTGATTCCCTTGGTTGAGAGACCTGCGATTCTAGATTCGGTAAACATGAACCTAGGCTATATATTAGCTGTTGAGAAAATACTCAACGTCGATGTTCCAGAGAGGGCTCAGTACCTTAGGAGCTTCGCAGCCGAAATCAGTAGAATAGCCAGCCATCTTTACGGGATGGGAATCCTGGCCATATTCATAGGCCATTCCACAGGGTTCATGTGGGGTTTCGGGGACAGAGAAGTCTGGGTACAGATCTTGGAGGCGCTCACGGGGGCTAGGGTGACCAACTCTTACGTTATTCCAGGGGGAGTTAGGAGAGACCTCACTCCTACCATAGTTGACATGACTAAGAAGGCCATAACGTACATGAGGAAAAAAATGAAGGATTGGGAGAGGATATTTCTCAATAATCCCAATATTAAGGCAAGATTGCAGGACGTTGGAGTTATGACTCGGGAAGAGGCGATAGAGTGGGGAGCTGCGGGACCTAATTTAAGGGGCTCAGGGGTTTACTACGATGCGAGGAAGGCGGAGCCTTACGGTGCTTATTCCAAGTTGGACTTCGAAATTCCCGTCTATAAGGAGGGGGACAGCTACGCTAGAACATTGGTTAGGTTCGAGGAAATCGAGCAAAGCCTAAGGATCTTAGAACAGGTAATCAAGGACATACCAGAGGGCCAGATACTAAGTGACAGATTCTTTAAGCAAATTCCTCCGACTCGCCTCAAGAAGTGGTGGGAGGGACAGAAGAGGGTGGTTATGCCCGGTTACTACGCCTCCTTCAGACCTCCAAAGGGCGAGGCAATTTCCAGGGTAGAGGCAGGGAGAGGAGAGCTTGTGTACTACGTAGTCAGTGACGGATCAGCTAAGCCTTATAGGCTCAGGATGATCACTCCTTCCTATAGATCCATATATGTAATGAAGAACTTGTTGAAGGGAGCAAGATACGCTGATCTAGTTTCAATCTATGGTAGCTTGGACTACTTCCCTCCGGAGGCTGATAGATAA
- the thyX gene encoding FAD-dependent thymidylate synthase: MISKAIPFKVKLVAYNPQGELVVAIAAKMSRSRHGWEHHLDMPPQEIETWIRDSIIHGYWSVLEHSSYTFSIEGISRVASHQFVRHRIASYTQMSHRFAKPKDEYYKPVVPPSFKDVHGYETTYQEYLRLLNQGVPEEDARYVLPNGVNTNLVVTMNARELYNFFGLRLCTRAQWEIRAVAWLMLDEVKRVHPILFRYAGPNCIIHENFVRPEEDPVSLDQEKVFVSSRCIEGVPREGIWKCIRNSRTILEKIK, translated from the coding sequence ATGATTAGCAAAGCGATTCCATTCAAGGTCAAGCTCGTGGCCTATAATCCCCAGGGAGAGCTCGTGGTTGCCATAGCCGCAAAGATGTCCAGGTCGAGGCACGGATGGGAGCACCACCTGGACATGCCTCCACAAGAGATAGAGACATGGATCCGTGATTCTATCATACACGGTTACTGGTCGGTGTTGGAGCACTCCTCATACACCTTCTCAATTGAGGGGATATCGAGGGTTGCGTCTCATCAATTCGTGAGACATAGGATCGCGTCCTATACCCAGATGAGTCACCGTTTTGCTAAACCCAAGGATGAGTATTACAAACCGGTGGTCCCCCCGAGCTTCAAGGACGTCCACGGCTACGAAACCACATATCAGGAATACCTCCGCCTTCTTAATCAAGGCGTGCCGGAGGAGGACGCCAGATATGTTCTACCCAACGGAGTCAATACGAACCTAGTGGTCACAATGAATGCCCGGGAATTGTATAATTTCTTTGGTCTTCGCCTATGTACTAGGGCTCAATGGGAGATTCGTGCAGTGGCCTGGCTCATGTTGGACGAAGTTAAGAGGGTTCATCCAATCCTATTTAGGTACGCTGGGCCAAACTGCATTATTCACGAAAACTTCGTCAGACCGGAGGAAGATCCTGTGTCCCTAGACCAAGAAAAGGTCTTCGTCTCCTCTCGATGCATCGAGGGGGTTCCAAGGGAAGGAATCTGGAAATGCATTAGAAACTCTCGTACAATTCTTGAAAAAATAAAGTAA
- the nuoH gene encoding NADH-quinone oxidoreductase subunit NuoH, with protein sequence MNLLFDIRYYILYPSFFAPIILPGLIFTGILLLTTIWFERKAAARVQMRVGPYYASKRLGGYLQLVADALKFVFSEIIIPEEVNPTLFALAPVLVVAMSFLPLAVIPVSVIPESGSIFSIYFHDFYDPNIGMGVLTGLFTQYNMLLILAIESVYPAMIILMAWSTNNRFAIVGAVRESYLSVSYDVLLLISTIAMAFEYHTLDLAKIVQSGIPGIFANPLAAITFFIAMIIGSARFPFDIAEADTELVLGPATEYSGLLFVLTMAGSYVGNFVYALVFTDMFLAGWFPLSGFPGALLTVIKASILVFFSVFLRSVYGRYRLDQALRGSWKYIFPLAVASLFLGLVVGYLWIQ encoded by the coding sequence ATGAACCTTCTTTTTGATATCAGGTACTATATCCTTTACCCTTCATTTTTCGCCCCAATAATCCTACCAGGGTTGATCTTTACGGGGATTCTCCTACTTACTACCATCTGGTTTGAGAGGAAAGCCGCAGCTAGGGTTCAGATGAGGGTAGGACCCTACTACGCATCCAAGAGGCTGGGCGGATACCTTCAACTGGTCGCGGACGCCTTGAAGTTCGTCTTCTCAGAGATAATTATCCCAGAGGAGGTGAATCCTACCCTCTTCGCTCTGGCACCTGTTCTAGTAGTTGCCATGTCATTTCTACCTTTAGCCGTAATCCCCGTGTCAGTGATACCAGAGTCCGGCTCAATTTTCTCAATCTACTTCCACGACTTTTATGATCCCAACATAGGGATGGGCGTTCTCACCGGACTATTTACCCAATACAACATGCTCCTGATACTAGCCATAGAGTCCGTTTATCCCGCGATGATAATCCTAATGGCATGGAGTACCAATAACAGGTTCGCTATTGTGGGAGCTGTAAGGGAGTCGTATCTTTCAGTTTCCTATGATGTCCTATTGTTGATCTCTACAATTGCCATGGCCTTCGAGTATCACACGCTCGACTTAGCCAAGATAGTTCAGTCGGGGATTCCAGGGATCTTCGCGAACCCCTTGGCGGCGATCACGTTTTTCATCGCCATGATAATTGGGAGTGCCAGGTTCCCCTTCGATATAGCTGAGGCTGACACGGAGCTGGTACTTGGGCCAGCTACCGAATACAGCGGGCTCCTATTCGTGCTAACCATGGCAGGCTCCTATGTAGGTAACTTCGTCTACGCTCTAGTCTTCACCGATATGTTCTTAGCTGGTTGGTTCCCCCTCTCTGGTTTCCCTGGTGCTCTCCTCACCGTAATTAAGGCTTCGATCCTCGTGTTTTTCTCGGTTTTCCTAAGGTCAGTGTACGGTCGTTATAGGCTAGATCAGGCCTTAAGGGGAAGTTGGAAATATATTTTCCCCTTGGCCGTTGCCTCCTTGTTTCTAGGTTTGGTGGTGGGTTACCTATGGATTCAATAA
- a CDS encoding proton-conducting transporter membrane subunit — protein sequence MLGIYLMIVSLVLSSIVFFMKGKNSSAVLAGIAIALNGYFLARRGLFEVFHVANTIGSFGLTVTDLNYPFVITILAVTLLTVPYSVRYMSERFHELGSANWGLFFGLYALFSVSMLYTVLSTNLLEIYIFLEIALVTSFLEIMLYGYGDRRRISLLYFIWTHVGTVLLLASIIVIGLETGTMDVYSALNTFNNYSLVGYGAAVFLLAVIGMMVKGAQAGVNVWLPYAHGEAPTPISILLSPNMVGLGVFVVILYFYMFPGLEFLAPVFVGWAILTMIYGGINAVAQRDFKRFLAYSSVSQMGYMLLGGAVSYIMGLPSTLVSLPLGVIASTLIYVSHGFGKALLFMSAGANITEAHERDIEKLGGLYQTSPLHTTLSFFGLLNILGLPPTVGLVSEVVLLFTVGELVSKVGIGWFLVVAVGLFIAIGLSSAYGTYLFKKVYAGRPRNPISLDKVLEYSVPMIILGVLSVLLFLFPQLTVESINNFVEGIAGSDISLSMIVLLPAIGSLIALITTSRLNRDIRGWIVNVTLGVSMILAWLNLGSSLALNRTFFVPTQFYTMFSYFSFSSSLLQSILAVFVSTLSFFIGIYSVGYMREDNVLRRYWGFFGFFVSSMLAVVLSNNLLLFMSGWEGTSLASYGLISYWLDDNEKNVVGDPGKFVFNVEFLSKPTTSGIRAMIFTRVGDVGLLLGLGYLLYLTSTSTLSGSTLLYTQIGNLPGIFQVLGEAASMPFGLAILILLFLGGLSKSAQFPFTQWLVTAMTGPTPVSALIHAATMVNLGAMLTFLTYPYLAFQASNLDVSTLLIFFSVMAGISLFTALYTSFNALVSNEQKVVLANSTADQISLMIFASSMGGVLAILDGNLILLFSGIAIGLIQMVAHGIYKATLFMNAGSVIHYTETRYMGTVAGLFKELKWVFITQLIVALNLANVPPLIGFWAHSYISSLTLTNPSLNLFYLFLEFLGAIYIIRYVMKTFLWRGSEHEEERGHVYPEMLISPTVLALASIGLGVSISLVTAFFSSRFFAEGFNFDFVEFGLSLVGILIAIVAYLSPRDFSRYSGLRPLINFLYYGWYIYPALDRLGVALYRGALATYRTLEYGGIDMGLNVKLPSTLISLGNKYFKDIQTGLLRDYVGLYVGGLILLMVIVLVIIGVI from the coding sequence ATGCTCGGTATATATCTCATGATAGTCTCCCTTGTGTTGTCTTCAATAGTGTTTTTCATGAAGGGGAAGAACTCCTCAGCAGTTCTGGCTGGAATTGCTATAGCTCTAAACGGTTACTTCCTAGCTAGGAGAGGACTGTTCGAGGTATTCCACGTCGCTAACACCATTGGGTCCTTTGGGCTCACGGTAACCGATCTCAACTACCCGTTTGTGATTACGATATTAGCTGTAACCCTGCTAACCGTTCCCTACTCCGTAAGGTATATGAGCGAGAGGTTCCATGAGCTCGGATCGGCAAATTGGGGCCTCTTCTTTGGATTATATGCTCTTTTCTCAGTTTCAATGCTTTACACTGTTCTATCCACCAATCTCCTTGAGATCTATATATTCCTGGAGATAGCCCTTGTTACGTCTTTCCTTGAGATCATGCTGTACGGTTACGGTGATAGAAGGAGAATTAGCCTGCTCTACTTCATCTGGACCCATGTGGGAACAGTGCTGTTACTGGCGTCCATCATAGTCATTGGTCTCGAGACAGGCACAATGGACGTCTACTCAGCGCTAAACACTTTCAACAACTACTCCCTAGTGGGATATGGTGCAGCAGTCTTTCTGCTTGCAGTTATTGGGATGATGGTTAAGGGAGCCCAGGCGGGAGTAAACGTGTGGCTTCCCTACGCTCACGGTGAAGCGCCTACCCCCATTTCAATCTTGCTAAGTCCCAACATGGTGGGCCTAGGAGTCTTTGTGGTAATTCTATACTTCTACATGTTCCCTGGGTTGGAGTTCCTAGCTCCCGTGTTCGTTGGATGGGCAATTCTTACAATGATATACGGCGGGATAAACGCTGTTGCACAGAGGGACTTTAAGAGGTTCTTAGCTTACTCCAGTGTATCCCAGATGGGCTACATGCTTTTGGGAGGAGCGGTAAGCTATATAATGGGACTACCTTCCACTTTAGTCTCTCTCCCGCTGGGTGTAATAGCCTCGACTTTAATCTATGTGTCCCACGGTTTCGGTAAGGCTCTCCTCTTCATGAGCGCTGGGGCCAATATCACAGAAGCCCATGAGAGGGATATCGAGAAGCTCGGCGGTTTGTATCAAACTTCCCCACTTCATACGACCCTCTCCTTCTTCGGACTCCTCAACATTCTGGGTCTCCCTCCGACGGTGGGGTTGGTGAGCGAGGTTGTTCTCCTTTTCACCGTTGGAGAGTTAGTATCCAAGGTGGGAATTGGCTGGTTCCTTGTAGTTGCCGTAGGTCTCTTCATAGCGATCGGGTTGTCCTCAGCCTATGGCACGTATCTCTTTAAGAAGGTCTATGCTGGGAGACCTAGGAACCCGATCTCCCTGGATAAGGTGTTAGAATATAGCGTTCCCATGATTATCTTGGGCGTTCTGAGCGTCCTTCTTTTTCTTTTCCCACAGTTGACCGTGGAGTCCATCAATAACTTCGTAGAGGGAATTGCTGGGAGCGACATATCACTTTCAATGATAGTTTTACTACCAGCTATTGGGTCCCTAATAGCCCTAATTACAACCTCTAGGTTGAACAGGGATATCAGGGGATGGATAGTCAACGTTACCCTAGGAGTAAGCATGATTCTGGCATGGCTTAACTTGGGCTCAAGCCTTGCCTTGAATAGGACGTTTTTTGTCCCCACACAATTTTACACGATGTTCAGTTACTTCTCGTTCAGTTCGTCATTGCTCCAATCAATTCTAGCCGTCTTCGTTTCAACTCTGTCCTTCTTCATTGGGATTTATAGCGTCGGTTACATGAGGGAGGACAACGTCCTCAGAAGGTATTGGGGCTTCTTCGGTTTCTTCGTCTCCTCCATGCTCGCAGTGGTACTTTCCAACAACCTCCTCCTATTCATGTCGGGGTGGGAGGGAACCAGTCTCGCTTCCTACGGTTTAATTAGCTACTGGTTGGATGACAACGAGAAAAACGTTGTGGGAGACCCGGGGAAGTTCGTCTTCAACGTTGAGTTTCTATCTAAGCCCACAACCTCTGGGATAAGGGCCATGATATTCACTAGGGTGGGCGACGTAGGTCTCTTGCTGGGTCTTGGATATCTTCTATATCTCACTTCTACCTCAACCCTGTCGGGATCCACTCTACTCTATACTCAGATTGGTAACTTACCGGGAATATTTCAAGTGTTGGGAGAGGCCGCGTCAATGCCGTTTGGGCTAGCGATCCTTATTCTCCTGTTTCTGGGTGGTCTATCCAAGAGTGCCCAGTTTCCTTTCACTCAATGGCTTGTGACTGCCATGACGGGCCCCACACCAGTTAGCGCACTTATCCACGCAGCCACTATGGTCAACCTGGGGGCAATGCTCACATTCCTGACATATCCTTACCTGGCTTTCCAAGCATCAAACTTGGATGTGTCCACGTTGCTGATCTTCTTCTCAGTGATGGCAGGCATATCGTTGTTCACCGCTCTTTACACAAGTTTCAATGCGTTAGTCTCCAACGAACAGAAGGTAGTGTTGGCTAACTCAACGGCGGATCAGATATCCTTGATGATATTCGCTTCATCAATGGGAGGTGTTCTGGCCATTCTCGATGGCAATCTCATCCTCCTGTTCTCAGGTATCGCGATTGGATTAATTCAAATGGTAGCCCACGGTATATACAAGGCTACCCTATTCATGAATGCTGGAAGCGTTATCCACTACACTGAGACCAGGTATATGGGGACCGTAGCGGGACTGTTCAAGGAGTTAAAATGGGTTTTCATTACACAGCTAATAGTTGCACTTAACCTTGCCAACGTACCTCCGCTGATCGGATTTTGGGCTCACTCCTACATATCGAGCTTGACCCTAACTAACCCGTCTCTAAATCTCTTCTATTTGTTCCTCGAGTTCCTAGGGGCAATTTACATCATAAGATATGTAATGAAGACGTTTCTGTGGAGAGGTTCTGAGCACGAGGAGGAGAGAGGTCATGTCTATCCGGAGATGCTTATCTCTCCAACAGTCCTAGCTCTAGCATCAATAGGTTTAGGGGTTTCCATTTCCTTGGTAACCGCGTTCTTCTCTTCGAGGTTCTTCGCTGAGGGGTTCAACTTTGATTTCGTCGAATTCGGCCTCTCACTAGTGGGAATACTGATCGCTATCGTTGCGTATCTCTCGCCTAGGGACTTCTCAAGGTATTCTGGGCTTAGACCTCTCATTAACTTCCTTTATTACGGCTGGTACATATATCCAGCCTTGGATAGACTGGGAGTTGCACTTTACAGGGGGGCTTTAGCTACTTATAGGACTCTTGAATACGGAGGAATTGATATGGGACTAAACGTTAAGTTACCCTCAACGTTGATTTCACTCGGTAACAAATACTTTAAGGACATACAGACTGGTTTGCTTAGGGACTACGTGGGACTCTACGTTGGAGGACTTATCCTCCTCATGGTAATAGTGCTGGTGATCATAGGGGTGATCTAA
- the ndhC gene encoding NADH-quinone oxidoreductase subunit A, with translation MTYTQAVLSFGLPFILVLLAGYGTYKLLVMALPRNPNPLKTARFEAGNIPTGEGRLWYPLQYYGYLLIYTTLEPIVVLLFIAAAVPFYNNFVLFRNLVIVAGSFLILMYPILYYAIRQINIITYWGLRR, from the coding sequence ATGACCTACACTCAAGCCGTGTTATCATTTGGTTTGCCCTTTATCTTGGTCCTGTTGGCTGGCTATGGTACCTATAAACTCCTTGTTATGGCTCTTCCCAGGAACCCTAACCCATTAAAGACTGCGAGGTTCGAGGCTGGGAACATTCCAACTGGGGAGGGCAGGCTTTGGTATCCTCTTCAGTATTACGGATACCTGTTAATATACACTACCCTGGAGCCCATAGTGGTCCTCTTATTTATAGCCGCTGCTGTCCCGTTCTATAATAACTTCGTTTTGTTTAGGAACCTCGTGATCGTTGCAGGTTCATTTCTGATCCTTATGTACCCTATACTCTACTATGCGATTAGGCAAATTAACATCATAACCTATTGGGGGTTGAGGAGATGA
- the nuoK gene encoding NADH-quinone oxidoreductase subunit NuoK: MNSIVIDTAFVVATMLVAIGIYGLLNSKNVIRVLLSSEIILNASILLLFSLSSLAGKSYTPLIFSVFAIGMALTEVVVAFASVILYYRQKGSLEVD, translated from the coding sequence ATGAACTCCATTGTCATAGACACGGCTTTCGTTGTGGCAACGATGCTTGTGGCAATAGGGATTTACGGGCTTTTGAACAGTAAGAACGTGATTAGGGTTCTCCTCTCGTCTGAGATTATCTTGAACGCCTCTATTCTGCTCCTTTTCTCCCTTTCGTCTCTGGCAGGTAAGTCCTATACTCCCCTGATTTTTTCGGTTTTCGCTATTGGTATGGCTTTAACTGAAGTAGTTGTGGCATTTGCCTCTGTAATCTTGTATTACAGACAGAAGGGTTCGTTGGAGGTGGATTAA